A stretch of the Enterobacter mori genome encodes the following:
- a CDS encoding CheR family methyltransferase: MSEIISTSARLSLNTLSLTDSELQRVGKLIYQRAGIVVNAQKREMIFNRLSRRVRTLGLATFSDYIGLLESHSEHPEWQNFINALTTNLTSFFREAYHFPILAGHARQRASGYRVWCTAASTGEEPCSIAMTLHELLGASVAGPRIWASDIDTEVLAKAEAGVYRLSDLDTLTLAQKRHFFLRGTGDNSEWVKARRELLSAIHYQQLNLLDEKWSVPGPFDAIFCRNVMIYFDAPTQQRLLQRFARLLKPGGLLFVGHSEHFNHAHIPLRLRGQSVYELTEATR; this comes from the coding sequence CAGCACTTCTGCACGCTTATCCCTGAATACGCTTTCTTTGACCGACAGCGAATTACAGCGTGTCGGGAAATTAATTTATCAGCGCGCCGGAATTGTCGTCAACGCGCAAAAGCGGGAGATGATTTTTAATCGTCTCTCCCGTCGCGTGCGCACGCTGGGTCTTGCCACGTTCAGCGACTATATCGGCCTGCTTGAGTCGCACTCAGAACACCCGGAATGGCAGAACTTTATTAACGCGCTGACGACCAACCTGACCTCCTTTTTCCGCGAGGCGTATCACTTCCCGATCCTCGCGGGACATGCGCGCCAGCGCGCGTCGGGCTATCGCGTCTGGTGTACCGCCGCGTCAACGGGCGAAGAGCCTTGCTCTATCGCGATGACGCTGCACGAGCTGTTGGGCGCGTCGGTGGCCGGGCCGCGCATCTGGGCGTCGGATATCGACACGGAGGTGCTGGCAAAAGCGGAAGCGGGCGTTTACCGGCTGAGCGATCTGGATACGCTGACGCTGGCGCAGAAGCGTCACTTCTTTCTGCGCGGCACGGGCGACAACAGCGAGTGGGTGAAAGCCAGACGGGAGCTTCTTTCCGCCATTCACTATCAGCAGCTTAATTTACTGGACGAGAAGTGGTCCGTACCCGGGCCGTTCGACGCCATTTTCTGTCGCAACGTGATGATTTATTTCGACGCGCCGACGCAGCAGCGCCTGTTGCAGCGCTTTGCGCGTCTGCTTAAGCCCGGCGGCCTGCTGTTTGTGGGCCACTCGGAACATTTTAACCACGCACATATTCCGCTGCGCCTGCGCGGGCAGTCGGTGTATGAACTGACGGAGGCCACACGGTGA
- a CDS encoding protein-glutamate methylesterase/protein-glutamine glutaminase, translating into MKAIRVLAVDDSALMRNMLSAVVNQQPDMEMVGTAPDAFIARELIKQLNPDVLTLDIDMPGMDGLEFLSRLMRLRPMPVIMISSLTTRGSKATMSALEHGAVDFLPKPEHRRAENIDTWSQLVVEKIRVAARAKLAPHSPVTRPVLAGIPVRQQSIIAIGSSTGGTEALRRVLMPLPVSTPGIVIAQHMPAGFTHSFAQRLDSLCQIAVREAQDGEPVRPGCALIAPGDSHMEILGQDNGYRVRLSDAPPVNRHRPSVDVLFDSVARQASKHASAALLTGMGADGARGLLHLRQTGAFTLAQSEATCVVFGMPREAITLGAAKKVVDLDDISQCLLDSFHYKNSSKTDS; encoded by the coding sequence GTGAAGGCGATTCGTGTGCTGGCGGTCGATGATTCGGCCCTGATGCGTAACATGCTCAGTGCGGTAGTCAATCAGCAGCCTGATATGGAAATGGTCGGCACGGCGCCGGACGCGTTTATTGCCCGCGAGCTGATTAAACAGCTCAACCCGGACGTGCTGACGCTGGATATCGACATGCCAGGGATGGACGGGCTGGAGTTTCTCTCCCGCCTGATGCGCCTGCGCCCGATGCCGGTCATTATGATTTCCTCCCTGACCACCCGTGGTTCGAAAGCGACCATGAGCGCGCTGGAGCACGGCGCGGTCGATTTTCTGCCCAAGCCGGAACACCGCAGGGCAGAGAATATCGATACCTGGAGCCAGCTGGTGGTGGAGAAGATCCGCGTCGCCGCTCGGGCAAAACTGGCACCGCACAGCCCCGTCACCCGACCGGTGCTCGCCGGTATTCCCGTGCGCCAGCAGAGCATCATCGCCATTGGCTCTTCCACGGGCGGCACGGAGGCGCTGCGTCGGGTGTTGATGCCTCTGCCGGTCAGCACGCCGGGGATTGTCATCGCCCAGCATATGCCTGCCGGTTTCACCCACTCTTTCGCCCAGCGTCTCGACTCGCTGTGCCAGATTGCCGTGCGTGAAGCGCAGGATGGTGAACCGGTTCGCCCGGGCTGCGCCCTGATAGCACCGGGTGACAGCCACATGGAGATCCTCGGCCAGGACAACGGCTACCGGGTCAGGCTCAGCGATGCCCCACCGGTGAATCGCCATCGCCCCTCGGTGGATGTGCTCTTTGACTCGGTGGCACGTCAGGCCAGCAAACACGCCAGCGCCGCCCTGTTAACCGGCATGGGCGCGGACGGCGCGCGCGGTCTGCTGCACCTGCGCCAGACCGGCGCGTTTACCCTCGCACAGAGCGAAGCCACCTGCGTGGTTTTCGGCATGCCCCGGGAAGCCATTACCCTCGGTGCCGCGAAAAAGGTCGTCGATCTTGACGATATCAGCCAGTGCCTGCTGGACAGTTTTCACTATAAAAATTCGTCTAAAACCGACTCATGA
- the cheY gene encoding chemotaxis response regulator CheY translates to MSDKNLRFLVVDDFATMRRIVRNLLQDLGYKHIDEAEDGQDALNKLRAGGFDFVVSDWNMPNVDGLELLKTIRSDATMAKMPVLMVTAEAKKENIIAAAQAGANGYIVKPFTAATLEEKLGKIFEKLG, encoded by the coding sequence ATGTCGGATAAAAACTTGCGTTTTCTGGTGGTGGATGACTTCGCCACCATGCGACGCATCGTACGAAACCTGCTGCAGGATCTGGGCTACAAGCACATTGATGAGGCCGAAGACGGTCAGGACGCGCTCAACAAACTGCGTGCAGGCGGCTTCGATTTCGTCGTCAGCGACTGGAACATGCCAAATGTCGACGGGCTTGAGCTGCTGAAAACCATCCGCAGCGACGCGACCATGGCAAAAATGCCGGTGCTGATGGTGACCGCGGAAGCGAAGAAAGAGAACATCATCGCCGCTGCTCAGGCGGGTGCCAATGGTTACATCGTTAAGCCGTTCACCGCTGCCACGCTGGAAGAAAAGCTCGGCAAAATCTTTGAAAAACTCGGGTAA
- the cheZ gene encoding protein phosphatase CheZ, whose protein sequence is MNTPLNMQADNATEIFVRIGQLTRLLRDSMANLGLEQAIMEVADAFPNTRDRLNYVVGKTSQAADRALTSVEVARPLQEGLSDSATALSTRWDAWFENPQPLDDARELVKATRTFLHQVPDVTQQTNRQLTEIMMAQDFQDLTGQVLQSLMHVIETVEKELISVLVENMNERDAIAEAGDAHLKNGPQIDTRAEGIVASQEQVDDLLESLGF, encoded by the coding sequence ATGAACACCCCGTTAAACATGCAGGCGGATAACGCCACAGAGATTTTCGTTCGCATCGGGCAACTGACCCGCCTGCTGCGCGACAGCATGGCCAACCTCGGTCTGGAACAGGCCATCATGGAGGTGGCGGATGCATTTCCGAACACCCGCGACCGCCTGAATTACGTGGTCGGCAAGACCTCGCAGGCAGCCGACCGCGCGCTGACCAGCGTTGAAGTGGCGCGTCCCCTGCAGGAAGGACTGAGCGATAGCGCCACCGCGCTGAGCACGCGCTGGGATGCCTGGTTCGAAAATCCGCAGCCGCTGGACGACGCCCGCGAGCTGGTCAAAGCCACCCGTACCTTTCTTCACCAGGTGCCGGATGTGACCCAGCAAACCAACCGCCAGCTGACCGAAATCATGATGGCGCAGGATTTTCAGGATCTCACCGGGCAGGTGCTGCAGAGCCTGATGCACGTTATTGAGACCGTTGAGAAAGAGCTGATCAGCGTGCTGGTGGAAAACATGAACGAGCGCGATGCGATTGCCGAAGCGGGCGATGCGCACCTGAAGAATGGTCCGCAAATCGATACCCGTGCCGAGGGGATCGTCGCTTCTCAGGAGCAGGTAGACGATCTGCTGGAGTCTCTCGGCTTCTAA
- the flhB gene encoding flagellar biosynthesis protein FlhB yields MSEQNDSEKTEDPTPHRKQKAREEGQVPRSRELTSLLMLLAGWGLIMVAGSWLAKQLQHLLHNGLTFDRLLVSDPQQMLHHAASLLGIAFLALLPFVGGLFLTAVATPSLIGGLNMSAKAVKFNLKKLNPLSGIKRLFSGQMVSEMVKSILKVTLAAVGGGLFLWFNKAKFISLMFEPLGMALSDISALLLGCMLAIILSLIPMVAFDVVYQLWSNFKKLRMSLKEIKDEFKNQEGDPLIKSKVRQLQRQMAQQRMMSDVPTADVVVNNPTHYSVALKYQDGAMGAPVVVASGSGLIALRIRELAEESRVPMLEAPPLARALYRHCDPGTPVPAELYSAVAEVLAWVYGLKRWRKGYGLRPLTPKDLPVPAGMDIAQESRE; encoded by the coding sequence ATGTCAGAACAAAACGACAGCGAAAAAACAGAAGACCCCACACCCCACCGAAAGCAAAAAGCGCGTGAAGAGGGACAGGTTCCGCGATCGCGCGAGCTGACGAGCCTCCTCATGCTGCTGGCAGGCTGGGGGTTAATCATGGTCGCGGGGAGCTGGCTGGCAAAACAGCTGCAGCACCTGCTGCATAACGGTTTGACGTTTGACCGGCTGTTAGTCAGCGACCCGCAGCAGATGCTGCATCACGCCGCATCGCTGCTGGGGATCGCCTTCCTGGCGCTGCTGCCGTTCGTCGGCGGGCTGTTTCTCACCGCCGTCGCCACGCCGTCACTCATTGGCGGCCTGAACATGAGCGCTAAGGCCGTGAAATTTAACCTGAAGAAGCTCAACCCGCTGAGCGGCATCAAGCGCCTGTTTTCCGGGCAAATGGTGTCGGAGATGGTGAAGAGCATTCTGAAGGTCACGCTGGCAGCGGTCGGCGGCGGGCTGTTCCTGTGGTTTAACAAAGCGAAGTTTATCAGCCTGATGTTTGAACCGCTCGGCATGGCGCTTAGCGATATCAGCGCCCTGCTGCTGGGCTGCATGCTGGCCATTATTTTATCGCTGATCCCGATGGTGGCGTTCGACGTGGTTTACCAGCTCTGGAGCAACTTTAAAAAGCTGCGCATGAGCCTGAAGGAAATCAAAGACGAATTCAAAAATCAGGAAGGCGACCCGCTGATTAAAAGTAAGGTTCGCCAGCTGCAGCGCCAGATGGCGCAGCAGCGAATGATGAGCGATGTCCCCACCGCCGACGTGGTGGTGAATAACCCGACCCACTATTCGGTCGCCCTGAAGTATCAGGACGGCGCCATGGGCGCGCCGGTGGTGGTTGCCAGCGGCAGCGGATTAATTGCCCTGCGCATCCGCGAGCTGGCCGAAGAGAGCCGGGTCCCCATGCTTGAGGCGCCGCCGCTGGCGCGCGCCCTGTATCGCCATTGTGACCCCGGCACCCCGGTTCCCGCCGAGCTGTACAGCGCGGTGGCAGAAGTGCTGGCCTGGGTTTATGGCCTTAAGCGCTGGCGTAAAGGCTATGGCTTACGTCCGCTGACACCTAAAGATCTTCCCGTTCCCGCGGGGATGGATATTGCACAAGAGAGTAGAGAGTGA
- the flhA gene encoding flagellar biosynthesis protein FlhA, translating into MANIATKLRLPNMKETQWQVLAGPVLIMTILAMMILPLPTFVLDLLFTFNIVLSIMILLVAMFTQNTLEFSAFPTVLLFSTLLRLALNVASTRVILMNGHTGSEAAGQVVEAFGHFLVGGNFAIGIIVFVILIIINFMVITKGAGRIAEVGARFSLDGMPGKQMAIDADLNAGLIGEEEAKRRRKEVTQEADFYGSMDGASKFVRGDAIAGLLIMAINIIGGLVIGVMQHDMSAGVAGETYTLLTIGDGLVAQIPGLVISTAAGVVVTRVANDQDVGEQMVGQLFTSPRVIVLAAGVIGLLGLIPGMPNFVFLLFTAALLGVAWWLRGREGDVKKSGGVQADTDAAEDDVAQINEATWSDVQMEDTLGLEVGYRLIPMVDHEQQGQLLTRVRGIRKKFAQQMGFLPPAVHIRDNLDLAPTHYRILLKGVTIGSGDVQPDRWMAINPGCAEGEVPGTPCTEPTFGLPALWIDEVHRELAQTLGYTVVDPSSVVATHLNHLISTHTEELFGRQEAQQLLDQITKQSPKLIEDLIPAVISLTTLHKVLQNLLAERVPIRDMRTIIDTLAEFATAQSDADELTTRVRARLSRAITQQWFPGDGDIQLIGLDLSLEQLLVQATQSGSAIEPGIAENLMKQTEQALQHQEGLGAPPVLLVNPALRLMLSRYLRRIFPQMAVLSSQEINTSRNVRMTYLIGGKG; encoded by the coding sequence ATGGCCAATATCGCCACCAAATTACGATTACCCAACATGAAGGAAACCCAGTGGCAGGTGCTGGCCGGGCCGGTGCTGATCATGACCATCCTGGCGATGATGATCCTGCCGCTGCCGACCTTTGTGCTGGACCTGCTGTTTACCTTCAACATCGTGCTGTCGATCATGATTTTGCTGGTCGCCATGTTTACACAAAATACGCTGGAGTTTTCGGCGTTTCCGACGGTGCTGCTGTTCTCCACCCTGCTGCGTCTGGCGCTGAACGTGGCCTCCACGCGCGTGATCCTGATGAACGGCCATACCGGCTCGGAAGCGGCGGGTCAGGTGGTGGAGGCCTTTGGTCACTTCCTGGTCGGCGGAAATTTCGCCATCGGGATTATCGTCTTCGTCATCCTGATCATCATTAACTTTATGGTGATCACCAAGGGTGCGGGGCGTATTGCGGAAGTGGGCGCGCGTTTCTCCCTCGACGGCATGCCGGGCAAGCAGATGGCGATAGATGCCGACCTGAATGCCGGACTGATTGGCGAAGAAGAGGCAAAACGCCGCCGTAAAGAGGTGACGCAGGAAGCCGATTTCTACGGCTCGATGGACGGTGCGAGCAAGTTTGTGCGCGGCGATGCCATCGCCGGACTGCTGATTATGGCGATCAATATTATCGGCGGTCTGGTGATCGGCGTGATGCAGCACGACATGTCAGCGGGCGTGGCTGGGGAAACCTATACCCTGCTGACCATCGGTGATGGTCTGGTGGCGCAGATCCCGGGGCTGGTGATTTCTACCGCCGCCGGTGTGGTGGTCACCCGCGTCGCCAACGATCAGGATGTAGGCGAGCAGATGGTGGGCCAGCTGTTTACCTCTCCCCGCGTGATTGTCCTGGCGGCGGGCGTGATTGGTCTGCTGGGTCTGATCCCCGGCATGCCAAATTTTGTTTTCCTGCTGTTTACTGCCGCCCTGCTGGGCGTCGCCTGGTGGCTGCGCGGTCGCGAAGGCGATGTGAAAAAGAGCGGTGGCGTGCAGGCCGATACCGATGCGGCGGAAGATGACGTGGCGCAAATCAACGAGGCGACCTGGTCTGATGTTCAAATGGAAGATACGCTCGGTCTGGAAGTGGGCTACCGCCTGATCCCCATGGTGGATCATGAGCAACAGGGCCAGCTGTTGACCCGCGTGCGCGGTATTCGTAAGAAGTTCGCCCAGCAGATGGGTTTTCTACCCCCTGCCGTGCATATTCGTGACAACCTGGATCTGGCTCCGACGCACTACCGCATCCTGCTTAAAGGGGTCACGATTGGTTCAGGCGACGTTCAGCCGGACCGCTGGATGGCAATCAACCCCGGCTGTGCAGAGGGTGAGGTTCCGGGTACACCGTGCACCGAGCCCACCTTTGGGCTGCCTGCCCTGTGGATTGACGAAGTTCACCGTGAGCTGGCGCAGACGCTGGGCTACACGGTGGTCGACCCGAGTTCAGTGGTGGCTACGCATCTTAACCATCTTATCAGCACCCATACCGAAGAGCTGTTTGGCCGCCAGGAGGCGCAGCAGTTGCTCGATCAGATCACCAAACAGTCTCCTAAGCTGATTGAAGATTTGATCCCAGCGGTTATCAGTCTGACCACGTTACACAAAGTGCTGCAGAACCTGCTTGCCGAGCGTGTGCCAATCCGCGATATGCGGACCATCATCGATACGCTGGCAGAGTTTGCCACCGCCCAGAGCGATGCCGACGAGCTGACCACTCGCGTGCGTGCGCGTCTCTCCCGCGCCATTACCCAACAGTGGTTCCCGGGCGACGGGGATATTCAGCTGATTGGGCTGGATTTGTCGCTGGAGCAACTTCTGGTACAGGCAACCCAGAGCGGTAGCGCCATCGAACCGGGCATTGCGGAAAACCTGATGAAGCAGACCGAACAGGCGCTGCAGCATCAGGAGGGATTAGGCGCACCGCCGGTGCTGCTGGTCAATCCGGCCCTGCGCCTGATGCTGTCCCGCTACCTGCGTCGTATTTTCCCTCAGATGGCAGTGCTGTCCAGCCAGGAGATCAATACCTCGCGCAACGTGCGGATGACGTATCTGATTGGAGGAAAAGGATGA
- a CDS encoding flagellar protein FlhE, translating into MRKFGLGLILASPLAIAADGSWSNQSFGGTLTHGQQVLISKPVQSASPLPAGAVASRMNWKISSHGLPPAGFRIRLCSATRCLLLPGVAGEMALPAGMPAEGPFRFEYYVKAGGRLDAPLTVLSNQITVSYRHSR; encoded by the coding sequence ATGAGGAAATTTGGGCTCGGGCTAATTTTGGCCTCGCCGTTGGCGATAGCGGCTGACGGCTCCTGGAGCAACCAGAGCTTTGGCGGCACGCTGACCCACGGCCAGCAGGTACTGATAAGCAAACCGGTGCAAAGCGCCTCTCCCCTGCCTGCGGGTGCTGTGGCATCCCGCATGAACTGGAAAATTTCTTCACACGGCCTTCCCCCCGCCGGGTTTCGCATTCGCCTGTGCAGCGCCACGCGCTGTCTGCTGCTGCCCGGCGTTGCCGGGGAAATGGCGCTGCCTGCAGGCATGCCTGCAGAGGGCCCTTTTCGTTTTGAGTATTATGTTAAGGCTGGCGGTCGACTCGACGCTCCGCTGACCGTACTGAGTAATCAGATCACGGTGAGTTATCGCCACTCTCGTTAA
- a CDS encoding autotransporter outer membrane beta-barrel domain-containing protein — MNNAKGAFIGSTINGLNAGFYLSGSNELKLIRSNVWSVVGPAFKANVGSHDISLQNGSTAGSEKGELLIAKKNSNVSLSLDASQAAGTIRAEDNAVVDVALNNGSHLSGTMTNVHSLSLDSTSRYEMTASSDIKTLAMAGGTVKFAPAEGGEYHTLTLGTLSGNGHFMMNADLYTGEADLLDISGTASGKYTLHLAATGREAANREALALVRTGGGEAEFALNGGRLDVGAWQRQLVRNGNNWELIQAGSTSSSTDAMLAMASAPQFIHEDELNALRARLDDARLAQKSGMWGTVLHGRSDVDGAWGSAYRLEQNGMMLGGDKVTELAAGQLTTGAYLSQSTGQVKHARGGQSRVTSYGGGLYATLNAADGWYTSGSAQINHFASKLSARMSDGGTARSDWNSWGYGLGLEAGRHIAVSETTRLAPFAGLNGWLTPSESVKLNNGMTAETGDGRSLQGEVGLRFTTRLQAGEMEVMPYATAALSQGLVKNGSTRINDAYDFTNDFTGTGGKLTGGISAILTPSTRVWLDASYAKSEHVESPIVGNVGLRVDF; from the coding sequence ATGAACAACGCGAAGGGCGCGTTTATTGGCAGCACGATTAATGGGTTGAATGCCGGTTTTTATTTAAGTGGATCGAATGAGCTTAAATTGATTCGTTCTAACGTCTGGTCTGTCGTCGGTCCTGCCTTTAAGGCAAACGTAGGCAGTCACGATATCTCACTGCAAAATGGCAGTACCGCAGGTTCTGAAAAGGGTGAGCTACTGATTGCTAAAAAGAACAGCAATGTCTCCCTGAGCCTCGATGCCAGCCAGGCCGCAGGTACTATCCGTGCGGAAGATAACGCCGTGGTTGACGTCGCGCTCAACAATGGCAGCCACCTTTCCGGAACCATGACCAATGTTCATTCCCTGTCCCTGGACAGCACTTCGCGCTATGAAATGACCGCCAGCTCCGATATCAAAACACTCGCCATGGCGGGAGGAACGGTAAAATTCGCACCGGCTGAGGGCGGCGAATACCACACGCTGACGCTCGGCACGCTGTCGGGTAACGGCCACTTTATGATGAATGCCGATCTGTACACCGGTGAAGCCGATCTGCTGGATATTTCCGGCACCGCGAGCGGTAAGTACACCCTGCATCTGGCGGCAACGGGGCGCGAAGCGGCGAACCGCGAGGCGCTGGCGCTGGTCCGCACCGGCGGCGGAGAGGCGGAATTTGCCCTTAACGGGGGGCGCCTTGACGTGGGAGCCTGGCAGCGGCAGCTGGTGCGTAATGGCAATAACTGGGAGCTGATTCAGGCAGGCTCGACGTCCTCCTCCACCGATGCGATGCTCGCGATGGCGTCGGCACCGCAGTTTATCCATGAAGATGAGCTTAACGCCCTGCGCGCGCGCCTTGACGATGCGCGTCTGGCGCAGAAATCCGGCATGTGGGGAACAGTGCTGCATGGCCGCAGCGATGTGGACGGCGCATGGGGCTCTGCTTACCGCCTGGAACAGAACGGCATGATGCTGGGAGGCGATAAGGTCACCGAGCTGGCTGCTGGTCAACTCACCACCGGGGCTTATCTGAGTCAGTCAACCGGTCAGGTGAAGCATGCGCGCGGGGGGCAGAGCCGGGTGACCAGCTACGGCGGCGGTCTGTACGCGACGCTGAATGCGGCTGACGGCTGGTACACCTCGGGTTCAGCGCAGATTAACCACTTTGCCAGCAAGCTGAGCGCCCGCATGAGCGATGGCGGCACGGCGCGCTCCGACTGGAACAGCTGGGGCTACGGTCTGGGTCTGGAAGCCGGTCGTCATATTGCCGTGAGCGAGACCACACGCCTGGCGCCCTTTGCGGGCCTCAACGGCTGGCTGACGCCGTCAGAGAGCGTCAAACTGAATAACGGAATGACCGCTGAAACGGGTGACGGACGTTCACTGCAGGGAGAGGTGGGGCTGCGCTTTACAACCCGTCTGCAGGCGGGTGAGATGGAGGTTATGCCTTACGCGACAGCGGCCCTGAGTCAGGGGCTGGTGAAGAACGGCAGTACGCGTATTAATGACGCGTATGACTTTACGAATGATTTCACCGGAACGGGCGGAAAGCTCACGGGCGGTATCAGCGCGATCCTCACACCATCAACTCGGGTGTGGCTGGATGCGAGCTATGCGAAGAGCGAGCATGTTGAATCGCCGATCGTGGGGAATGTGGGGCTGCGCGTCGATTTCTAA
- the traF gene encoding conjugal transfer protein TraF, with protein sequence MKYKLRTYYLLTAGVVVLAPYASASTNGFDARSTAMGGVGVASAHFGAAPLTNPALLATSRAEDRLSLIAPSIGAQASDSANLIDGFDDVTTAWDNLENALGSGNEAEAAGKLAEVVSGLAGEKANANLGLGMVLAVPDDSLPIALSVNSWAKGHARALISQADLDYLDGVANGTIIPGKDDLDKLTSRAEGMAALVTEYGVSIAHPFSIGDTRVGVGITPKIQRIETWNYNVAINNYDSSDLRDGNWQHQTMSANIDAGFFAALTPEWMVALSAQNLFENKVKTREINGYQPAFIIRPQVTAGTAWTTERVTLSTDIDLTPVSDFQYADKNQYAAFGGEFRATDRMQLRAGYRVDMRGNDHRIVTGGVGLSAGESMQFDLTAMAGRTRTLGGVAQFTFYF encoded by the coding sequence ATGAAATATAAATTACGCACATATTACCTGCTTACTGCAGGGGTTGTTGTGTTGGCGCCTTACGCCAGCGCATCGACAAATGGGTTCGATGCCCGTAGCACCGCGATGGGGGGAGTCGGCGTGGCGTCTGCGCACTTTGGTGCGGCTCCCTTAACCAATCCGGCACTGCTTGCCACCTCGCGCGCAGAAGATCGTTTAAGCCTGATTGCGCCGTCGATTGGCGCGCAGGCCAGCGATTCGGCAAACCTGATTGACGGGTTCGATGACGTCACCACGGCGTGGGATAATCTGGAAAACGCCCTTGGCAGCGGTAACGAAGCGGAGGCGGCAGGTAAACTGGCGGAGGTCGTTTCCGGGCTCGCCGGCGAAAAGGCCAACGCGAACCTCGGTTTGGGTATGGTGCTGGCGGTGCCGGATGATTCTCTTCCGATCGCGCTGTCCGTCAACAGCTGGGCCAAAGGCCATGCGCGTGCGTTAATCAGCCAGGCTGACCTGGATTATCTGGACGGTGTGGCGAATGGCACCATCATTCCGGGCAAAGACGATCTTGATAAATTAACGTCTCGCGCGGAAGGTATGGCGGCACTGGTGACGGAATACGGTGTTTCCATTGCCCATCCATTTTCGATTGGCGACACCCGGGTCGGGGTGGGGATCACACCGAAGATCCAGCGGATTGAAACCTGGAATTATAACGTCGCCATCAATAATTATGACTCTTCCGATCTGCGTGACGGTAACTGGCAGCACCAGACCATGAGCGCCAATATTGATGCGGGTTTTTTTGCCGCATTGACTCCCGAGTGGATGGTTGCGCTCTCTGCACAAAATCTCTTCGAGAATAAAGTGAAAACGCGGGAAATTAACGGCTATCAGCCCGCGTTTATCATTCGCCCTCAGGTTACGGCAGGGACAGCATGGACGACAGAACGTGTCACCCTGAGTACCGATATCGATCTGACGCCCGTGAGTGATTTCCAGTATGCGGATAAAAACCAGTATGCGGCGTTTGGCGGCGAATTTCGGGCCACCGACCGGATGCAGCTGCGGGCTGGATATCGCGTGGACATGCGCGGTAACGATCACCGCATTGTGACGGGTGGGGTGGGCCTTTCAGCCGGGGAATCAATGCAGTTTGATTTAACGGCCATGGCAGGACGAACCCGTACCCTTGGCGGGGTTGCGCAGTTTACGTTTTATTTCTAA
- a CDS encoding DUF1090 domain-containing protein: MEKQKMNKKIVFAAMMTMSIPFSALAEEALTGCAAKRQNIEQQMRYAETHENSYRLEGLKKAYAEVVATCTDASLKKDREADVLKKQQKVSEREQELQEANASGRADKIAKKRAKLDEARAELLEAEAQLTK, encoded by the coding sequence GTGGAGAAGCAAAAGATGAATAAGAAAATAGTGTTTGCAGCAATGATGACCATGAGCATTCCTTTTTCAGCCCTGGCGGAGGAAGCATTAACGGGGTGCGCGGCGAAACGGCAAAACATCGAGCAGCAAATGCGCTATGCGGAAACGCACGAAAATAGCTATCGCCTGGAGGGCTTAAAAAAAGCCTACGCAGAAGTGGTCGCAACCTGTACTGACGCTTCGCTCAAAAAAGATCGCGAGGCTGATGTATTAAAAAAACAGCAGAAGGTGAGCGAGCGGGAACAGGAGTTACAGGAGGCAAACGCGTCCGGGCGTGCTGATAAGATTGCCAAAAAACGCGCTAAGCTGGATGAGGCCAGAGCCGAGCTGCTCGAAGCGGAAGCGCAATTAACGAAATAA
- the mtfA gene encoding DgsA anti-repressor MtfA — translation MIKWPWKTNEAGRDTALPWDDALAIPVLANLKPDEQSKLVQMADRFLQQKRLVPLQGFELDALKNARIALLFCLPVLELGIEWLDGFHEVLIYPAPFIVDDEWEDDIGLVHNQRVVQSGQSWQQGPIILNWLDIQDSFDASGFNLIVHEVAHKLDTRNGDRASGVPLIPLREVAGWEHDLHAAMENIQDEIDLVGESAASIDAYAATDPAECFAVLSEYFFSAPELFAPRFPALWQRFCQFYQQDPLQRLRRNEEPGGNTSRQVH, via the coding sequence ATGATTAAGTGGCCCTGGAAAACGAATGAGGCTGGCCGGGATACGGCGCTGCCGTGGGATGACGCGCTGGCGATCCCTGTTCTGGCTAATCTTAAGCCGGATGAACAATCGAAACTGGTTCAGATGGCGGATCGTTTTTTGCAGCAAAAACGCCTGGTTCCACTGCAAGGGTTCGAGCTGGATGCGCTGAAAAATGCCCGTATCGCCCTGCTTTTCTGTCTGCCGGTGCTGGAGCTCGGCATTGAGTGGCTGGATGGCTTCCACGAAGTGCTGATCTACCCAGCCCCCTTTATCGTCGATGACGAATGGGAGGATGACATCGGGCTGGTGCACAACCAGCGCGTGGTGCAGTCCGGGCAGAGCTGGCAGCAAGGGCCGATCATCCTTAACTGGCTGGATATTCAGGACTCGTTTGATGCCTCAGGCTTTAACCTGATTGTTCATGAAGTGGCGCACAAGCTGGATACCCGCAACGGCGATCGCGCCAGCGGCGTGCCGCTGATCCCGCTTCGTGAAGTGGCCGGATGGGAGCACGACCTGCATGCGGCGATGGAGAACATCCAGGATGAGATAGACCTGGTGGGGGAAAGCGCGGCCAGTATTGACGCCTATGCCGCAACCGATCCTGCCGAGTGTTTTGCGGTGCTGTCAGAGTATTTCTTTAGCGCACCAGAACTCTTTGCCCCGCGCTTCCCGGCGCTGTGGCAGCGTTTTTGCCAGTTTTACCAACAGGATCCGTTGCAACGTCTGCGGCGAAACGAAGAGCCAGGCGGTAATACGTCCCGCCAGGTCCATTAA